One genomic segment of Hordeum vulgare subsp. vulgare chromosome 2H, MorexV3_pseudomolecules_assembly, whole genome shotgun sequence includes these proteins:
- the LOC123426393 gene encoding transcription factor EMB1444-like, translating into MGVVLLDFSHKLIKRRACLRWKQAESLRGLCSDGLWKYAVFWSIKNENHGILTWADVYVDKMNKNMRDHYRDPADSDNQIMTPTWSNDGQYQSYPFCPIEAALLRMSSHSYSLGEEIIGKVAVTGRHCWISSSDLPSTLMYKYHQDWQFQFAAGIKTVLLVPVIPHGVLHLGSLRMVLESSALATHMKELFYKIYNPSIPHNPSATGFAYSNTLKKPTADVSVDPTDVLDHDLFDAMNNSAQFFTIEHFSLPHPFTSSEYPMLEDVITGAYDIGPTTCSDDTFDANERDLWTNVNDAPSELTHCKTLVDPDMTNLSFMDKLINSNSKLSCTSVINIQDEDYNNIDDFILAYMAQEYQEHACGSTIVLDDDVVTSNSSIHSKMHKDLEAIPREDLESFMWHGRLKQQESTNHSLLQANGNKVYSYSHLETNNYAEFFVDAITDQVGNIPNSYSYRSTDSSTSCETQIQRDDHALRLDSSTSCETQIQREHHALRLEESAVRDPSGGREFSPTSIKEGFMTSKMTVSLPKGINRTITEECVGHTIQDICREISVEIKHEGGKNELHRPRPRDRQLIQDRMKELRKLIPNASKCSIDALLDKTITQMLFLQSVSEKAEKKQLQSKTRNEEFRDEAKKLENCPLRVEELEEPGHLLIEILCKEYDIFFEAAHLFKGLEVSILKGEMEHRSGQLWARFVVEASKCSNQMQILCPLMHLLQRR; encoded by the exons atGGGAGTTGTGCTTCTAGATTTCTCTCACAAATTGATCAAACGACGAGCTTGTCTACGGTGGAAGCAAGCAG AATCGTTGCGAGGCTTGTGTTCTGATGGTCTATGGAAGTATGCAGTATTTTGGTCAATCAAAAACGAGAATCACGG CATCTTGACTTGGGCTGATGTCTATGTCGACAAGATGAACAAAAACATGAGAGATCATTATCGGGACCCAGCTGATAGTGACAACCAGATAATGACACCTACTTGGTCTAACGATGGCCAATATCAAAGCTATCCATTTTGCCCCATCGAGGCAGCATTACTGCGCATGTCTAGCCATTCATATTCTCTTGGAGAAGA AATTATTGGTAAAGTGGCCGTTACGGGACGACATTGCTGGATTTCTTCCAGTGATCTTCCTTCAACTTTGATGTACAAG TACCATCAAGACTGGCAGTTTCAGTTTGCAGCAGGAATCAAA ACAGTTCTCCTTGTACCAGTGATACCTCATGGGGTTCTTCACCTGGGATCTTTACGCATG GTTTTGGAAAGTTCAGCACTGGCGACACACATGAAGGAACTGTTCTATAAGATTTACAACCCCTCAATTCCTCATAATCCTTCAGCCACAGGGTTCGCCTACTCAAATACTTTGAAAAAACCTACTGCAGATGTATCGGTGGATCCCACAGATGTTCTGGACCATGACTTATTTGATGCTATGAACAATTCTGCTCAGTTTTTTACCATTGAACACTTTAGTCTACCACATCCCTTCACTTCGTCCGAGTATCCAATGTTGGAAGATGTCATTACAGGAGCGTACGATATTGGTCCAACAACTTGCTCAGATGATACCTTTGATGCCAATGAGCGTGATCTGTGGACCAATGTTAATGATGCACCATCTGAACTCACTCACTGCAAGACACTGGTCGACCCGGACATGACAAACCTCTCATTTATGGATAAGTTGATCAATTCCAACAGCAAACTGAGTTGCACATCAGTAATTAACATACAAGATGAAGATTATAATAATATTGATGATTTTATCCTGGCATATATGGCACAAGAATATCAGGAGCACGCATGTGGTAGCACTATAGTTTTAGATGATGATGTTGTAACTTCAAATTCTTCAATTCACTCAAAGATGCACAAAGATCTTGAGGCAATTCCCAGGGAAGATCTTGAGAGCTTCATGTGGCATGGTAGATTGAAACAACAAGAGTCTACAAACCACTCCCTCCTTCAAGCGAATGGGAATAAAGTATATTCTTACTCACACCTGGAGACCAATAATTATGCTGAATTCTTTGTGGATGCTATAACCGACCAGGTTGGTAATATCCCAAACAGTTACTCGTATCGCTCGACTGATTCTTCGACTTCATGTGAAACACAAATACAGAGAGATGATCATGCACTGAGGTTGGATTCTTCGACTTCATGCGAAACACAGATACAGAGAGAACACCATGCACTGAGGTTGGAGGAATCAGCAGTCCGAGATCCCTCTGGTGGTCGAGAATTTTCACCTACCTCAATCAAAGAAGGCTTCATGACTTCCAAAATGACTGTTTCACTTCCTAAAGGAATCAACAGGACCATAACTGAAGAATGCGTGGGTCATACAATTCAAGACATATGTAGGGAAATTTCAGTTGAAATAAAGCATGAGGGCGGAAAAAACGAACTGCACAGACCAAGACCGAGAGATAGGCAACTGATTCAAGACAGgatgaaagagttgaggaaacTCATTCCAAATGCATCAAAG TGCAGCATTGATGCTCTCCTGGACAAAACAATAACACAAATGCTGTTCCTCCAAAGTGTATCCGAGAAAGCTGAGAAG AAGCAGCTtcagagcaaaacaagaaatgaggaGTTCCGTGACGAGGCCAAGAAGCTGGAAAACTGCCCGCTGAGGGTGGAAGAGCTCGAGGAACCTGGTCATCTTCTCATTGAG ATATTGTGCAAGGAGTATGACATCTTTTTTGAGGCCGCGCATCTGTTCAAGGGCCTTGAGGTCAGCATACTGAAGGGAGAGATGGAGCATCGTTCTGGCCAGCTCTGGGCTCGCTTTGTCGTCGAG GCTTCCAAATGTTCAAACCAGATgcagattctttgtccattgatgCACCTGCTGCAGAGAAGATGA
- the LOC123426391 gene encoding putative pentatricopeptide repeat-containing protein At1g74580, with translation MSGEAAALTAPAYGALIHRLASTGRVDAVHAALASARSALAPASLHPLYVASIRAFARAGRLQAAVDAFERMDLFACPPQAPAYNAIMDALVHAHHHHQAHKVYVRMLAAGLAPDLHTHTIRLRSFCLTARPHVALRLLRTLPDRGCHARPVAYCTVVSGLYAHGHPHDARSLFDEMLQGTLVPDIATFNKVLHDLCKKGDISEAAALLAKVLKRGTSVNRFTYNIWIRGLCECGRLSQAVALVKEMDDYITPDVVTYNTLIRGLCKGYRAQEAAHYLRRMMNRGCMPDDFTYNTIIDGYCKMGMMQEATELLKDAVFKGFVPDRVTYCSLINGLCAEGDIERALELFNEAQAKELKPDLVVYNSLIKGLCRQGLILQALQVMNEMSEDSCHPDIWTYNIVINGLCKMGNISDATVVMNDAILKGYLPDVFTFNTLIDGYCKRLKLDSALQLVERMWTYGITPDAITYNSVLNGLCKSGKDNEVNETFKEMTLKGCRPNIITYNILIENFCKSNKLEEASGVIVRMSQEGLAPDAVSFNTLIHGFCRNGEIEGAYILFQKLEEKGYSATADTFNILIGAYCSQLNMQMAESTFDEMVQKGYRPDSYTYRVLIDGSCKTANVDRAYEHLVEMINGGFIPSTATFGRVINTLAVNHQITEAVGVIRVMVKIGVVPEVVDTILSADKKKIAAPKILVEDLMKKGHISYPTYEVLHEGVRDHKLNRKREQNKYI, from the coding sequence ATGTCAGGCGAAGCCGCCGCTTTGACGGCCCCGGCGTACGGCGCTCTGATCCACCGCCTCGCCTCCACCGGCCGCGTCGATGCTGTCCACGCTGCCCTCGCCTCCGCGCGCTCGGCCCTCGCCCCCGCCTCCCTCCACCCGCTCTACGTCGCCTCCATACGCGCGTTCGCCCGGGCCGGCCGCCTCCAGGCCGCCGTCGACGCCTTCGAGCGCATGGACCTCTTCGCCTGCCCGCCCCAAGCCCCCGCCTATAACGCCATCATGGACGCCCTCGTCCATGCCCACCACCATCACCAGGCCCACAAAGTCTACGTCAGGATGCTCGCCGCCGGCCTTGCCCCTGACCTTCACACCCACACCATCCGCCTGCGCTCCTTCTGCCTCACCGCCCGCCCGCATGTTGCCCTCCGACTCCTGCGCACCCTTCCGGACCGTGGGTGCCATGCCAGACCCGTCGCGTACTGCACCGTGGTGTCTGGGCTCTATGCGCACGGCCACCCCCACGACGCACGTAGCCTGTTCGACGAAATGCTCCAGGGAACGCTGGTCCCTGATATTGCTACTTTTAACAAGGTCCTGCATGATCTTTGCAAGAAAGGGGATATCTCTGAGGCTGCCGCACTCCTCGCCAAGGTTCTCAAGCGGGGGACGTCTGTGAACCGGTTCACCTACAATATTTGGATCAGGGGGCTCTGTGAATGTGGGAGGTTGTCCCAAGCCGTTGCACTTGTAAAAGAGATGGACGACTACATCACACCAGACGTTGTGACCTACAATACGCTCATCCGTGGCCTTTGTAAGGGCTACAGGGCCCAGGAGGCTGCACACTACCTTCGTAGGATGATGAACCGGGGCTGCATGCCAGATGATTTCACCTATAACACCATCATTGATGGGTACTGCAAGATGGGAATGATGCAAGAAGCTACCGAGCTCCTTAAAGACGCTGTCTTTAAAGGTTTTGTGCCGGACCGGGTCACATATTGCTCCTTGATCAATGGCCTATGTGCCGAGGGTGATATTGAGAGGGCGTTGGAGCTGTTTAATGAGGCACAAGCAAAAGAACTGAAACCTGATCTGGTAGTGTACAATTCTCTTATCAAGGGACTCTGTCGCCAGGGGCTGATTTTGCAGGCCTTGCAGGTCATGAATGAGATGTCCGAGGACAGCTGTCATCCTGACATTtggacatataacattgttatcAACGGGCTATGCAAAATGGGGAATATTTCGGATGCCACAGTAGTGATGAATGATGCCATTTTGAAAGGATACCTTCCTGATGTGTTCACCTTCAACACATTGATTGATGGGTACTGCAAGAGGTTGAAGCTAGACAGTGCTCTTCAGCTTGTTGAAAGGATGTGGACATATGGCATCACCCCCGATGCTATCACATACAATTCGGTCCTCAATGGTCTCTGCAAGTCTGGGAAAGACAATGAAGTTAACGAAACATTCAAAGAGATGACACTTAAAGGATGTCGCCCAAACATTATTACCTACAACATACTGATAGAGAATTTCTGTAAGTCCAATAAATTGGAAGAGGCCTCTGGGGTGATAGTGAGGATGAGTCAAGAAGGACTAGCTCCTGATGCAGTTAGCTTCAACACACTTATTCATGGATTTTGTAGGAATGGTGAGATTGAGGGAGCGTACATACTTTTTCAAAAATTGGAGGAAAAGGGGTACTCCGCAACAGCTGATACATTTAATATCCTAATTGGTGCATATTGCAGTCAGCTGAACATGCAAATGGctgaaagtacttttgatgagatGGTCCAGAAGGGATATAGGCCTGATTCATATACTTATCGCGTCCTAATTGATGGATCATGCAAGACTGCAAATGTTGACCGCGCATACGAGCATCTCGTGGAAATGATAAATGGGGGTTTCATTCCATCAACGGCAACTTTTGGCCGTGTAATAAATACACTTGCAGTGAACCATCAGATTACGGAAGCTGTGGGTGTTATTCGTGTCATGGTTAAAATTGGAGTTGTTCCTGAGGTTGTAGATACCATCTTGAGTGCTGATAAGAAGAAGATAGCTGCACCGAAGATACTCGTTGAGGACTTGATGAAGAAGGGTCACATTAGTTACCCTACTTATGAAGTACTGCACGAAGGAGTGAGAGATCACAAACTAAATAGAAAGCGTGAACAGAATAAATATATTTAG